The DNA sequence AACAGGGTATTCCCTTCCTTCTTTGTCTTTATAACGATTCATTACTTCTCTGCGATAGAAGTTTAACTCTCTATTCATGTGCTGAACGATATGAAATCTATCAAAGATTATAGATGCATTAGGAAAGAGCTTTTTAAATAAGAATAAATAGGGTTCAAACATATCAATGGTAATTGTTTTAACTTTAAGTCTATTTTTTCGATCAAAGCGTTCAAAATAAGCTTTTAAATAACCCGAAGTTCTGTTTTCTAAGACATCTAGAAATTCATGTGTGTCATTGTTAATAAATATAAAACTCATTAAGCCAGTCACACTCTTTACACTTCTAAATTCATCCATTGCCAAATGTTCAGGTAGATTATCGAAAGGCTTGATAAGTAAAGTATTGACTGCTTTATTTCGAATACGACGTACTGTAGATGGAGAAACACAGTTGTCTTCTGCAGTATCTATTTCTGTTTTGACTTTCGTGGCTTCTTCAATTATTTTTTGATTCACATAATTAGAAATAAATCGTGTCTTATCTACGACATCAGTTTCAGCAGTAAAAGTTGTATTACACTCTAAACACTTAAAGCGCTGTTTGGCTAAGTTTAGATATGTATTATAGCCTTGAGTTTTAAGCAAGGTAATACGAGAAACTCGTTTACCATGCTTATGAATTTGTCCTTCATTTTTAATTCCGCAGCAAGGACAAGCCGAAGGCTTATACGTAAGTACAGCATTAACAACCGTAGACTTCTTTCCTTTTACTATTACATCAATATCTTGGCTAACAAATTTGATATTTTTATCTTTTATTCTTAGTATTTCTAATGTATCATTACACATAGGCGCACTTGTCTCCTTTAATTTGGGTTTGGTCACTTTAAATTATAGAGGCAATTGCGCTTTTTGTGTATCGAAAAAGGCGGGAAGTTTTACCTTCCCACCATAAAAGATGAAGAACCCACAAAAAAAGAAACTGTCAAAGCACTTAAGCCTTAACAGTTTCCTATTTCAGTTACTGAATTAAATTTTGCGTGAACTCAATTTCAGTAAGTCTTAAATTATTTGTCTAAATTGTAGAAAGAATGGATGCCGTCAAATTCAGCTGTTTCGTAAAGTTCGTCTTCAATACGTAACAATTGATTGTATTTAGCGATACGGTCAGTTCTTGATAATGAACCTGTTTTAATTTGACCAGCATTTGTAGCAACTGCGATGTCAGCAATTGTAGTATCTTCAGTTTCACCAGAACGGTGAGAGATAACTGCTGTGTAGTTTGCTTTTTGAGCCATTTGGATAGCGTCAAATGTTTCAGTTAAAGTACCGATTTGGTTAACTTTGATTAAGATTGAGTTACCGATACCTTTTTCGATACCTTCAGATAATTTTTTAGTGTTAGTAACGAATAAGTCGTCACCTACTAATTGAACTTTTTTACCTAAACGATCTGTAAGTTGTTTCCAACCATCCCAGTCGTCTTCGTCCATACCATCTTCGATAGTAATGATTGGGTATTTGTTAACTAATTCTTCTAAGTAGTCAACTTGTTCTGCTGAAGAACGTTTAGCGCCGCCTTCACCTTCGAATTTAGTGTAGTCGTAAACGCCGTCTGTGTAGAATTCAGAAGCAGCACAGTCAAATCCTAAGAATACGTCTTTACCTGGTTCAAGACCAGAAGTTTTGATTGCTTCTAAGATAGTGTCTACAGCATCTTCAGTACCGTGGAATTTAGGTGCGAAACCACCTTCATCACCTACTGCAGTTTCTAAGCCGCGACCTTTAAGAAGTTTAGCTAAGTTGTGGAAGATTTCAGCACCCCAGCGTAATGCTTCTTTGAATGAGTCAGCACCAACAGGTAAAATCATGAATTCTTGGAATGCAATCGGCGCATCTGAGTGAGAACCACCGTTAACGATGTTCATCATAGGAACTGGTAATTGTTTACCATTGAATCCGCCTAAATATTTGTAAAGCGGTTGACCTAAGAAGTCAGCTGCAGCACGTGCAACAGCGATAGAAACACCAAGAATAGCGTTGGCACCTAATTTACCTTTGTTTTCTGTTCCGTCTAATTGAATCATCATTTTGTCGATAGATACTTGATCTAATGTTGAAAATTCGCCTTCAATAATCTCTGGAGCAATGATTTCGTTTACGTTCTCAACTGCTTTAGTAACACCTTTACCACCGTAACGGTTTTTGTCACCGTCACGTAATTCTACGGCTTCGTATTCACCTGTAGATGCACCTGATGGTACTAACGCACGACCGAATGCACCGCTTTCAGTTAATACTTCTACTTCAACTGTTGGATTTCCGCGAGAATCTAAGACTTCGCGAGCATAAACATCTGTAATAATTGGCATGTTGATAATCTCCTTTTCATAATTGCTTTCATATATATTATAACTTGTCTTGCTTAAAAAATGAATTAATTATCCGATATTGATTGTGAACAATTAATGTTTAATTAATGACTCTCCAGTCATTTCTTCAGGTTGTTTAACACCTAATAAATCAAGTAATGTCGGTGCTAAGTCGCCTAATTTTCCAGTTTCGCGTAATTCAACGCCGTCTTTAGTTACGATAACAGGAACCGGGTTGGTTGTGTGTGTTGTCATTGGTTGATCATCGTCAGTTAAAACTTGGTCAGAGTTGCCGTGGTCAGCAGTGATAATTGCATTGCCGCCCATATCCAAGATTTTATCAACGACTTCACCTAAACATTCATCTACTGCTTCAATTGCTTTTACAGTAGGTTCTAACATACCGCTGTGTCCTACCATATCAGGGTTCGCAAAGTTCAAGATGATTAAATCTAAGTCGCCTTTATCTAATTCCCCTAATAATGCATCTTTAACTTCATATGCACTCATTTCTGGTTTTAAATCGTAAGTTGCAACTTTAGGCGAATCGATAAGGATACGACGTTCACCTTCGAACTCTTCGTTGCGTCCGCCGCTCATGAAGTAAGTAACATGAGGGTATTTTTCAGTTTCAGCAATTCTTAATTGTTTAAGATTGTTTGCTTCTGCAACTTCACCGATAGTTTGTTTTAAATCAACTTTTTCAAATACAACTTTACCGTCAACTTGGTCATTGTATTTTGTAAATGTCGCAAAGAATAAATCTTTAGGTTGGTTAACTTCAAAACCTTTGAAATCTTTGTTTGTGAAGATTTCTGAAAGTTGTCCAGCTCTGTCAGGACGGAAGTTGAAGAATACAACTGAATCCCCGTCTTGAACACTTTCATTTTGTTCTTTGATTGAGAATGGAATAATAAATTCGTCAGTTAAACCTACTTCATAACTTGCTTCGATACCTTCTTCTGCTGTCGCATATTCAGGTGTATGGATGTCACGAATTGCATTGTACGCTTTTTGTTCGCGTTCCCAACGTTTATCACGGTCCATTGCATAATAACGACCTGAGATAGATGCGAATTGGCCAATGCCGATTTCTTTGAATTTTTCTTCAGTTTCTTTGACATATTTGAATGCAGATTTTTGATCCACGTCACGGCCGTCTAAGAAACCATGTACATAGACTTTATCAAGTCCTTGTTTTTTAGCTAATTCTAAGATTGCAAATAAGTGTGTATAGTGACTGTGTACACCGCCGTCTGAAAGCAATCCGAATACGTGCAATGCTGAATTGTTCGCTTTAACATGTTCAATTGCTTCGTTAAGCACTTCATTTTCAAAGAAGTCGCCGTCTTCAATTGATTTGTTAATGCGTGTTAAACTTTGGTAAACAATACGTCCAGCACCGATATTCATGTGACCTACTTCTGAGTTGCCCATTTGACCAGCAGGAAGACCTACTTCTAAGCCGCTGGCTTCAATTTGAGTTGTAGGATATTTTTCATAATAACGGTCGAAGTTTGGTTTATACGCTTGTTTGACTGCGTTACCATGTACATCTTCTCTATTTGCAAAACCATCTAAGATGATTAATGCTGTTGGTTGTTTCGCCATATTATTTAGCACCTTCTAATAATTTTACATAGTCTTCAACTTTTAATGAAGCACCGCCGACTAAAGCGCCGTCGATATCTGATTCAGCCATATATTCTGCAATGTTGTTAGGTTTAACACTGCCGCCGTATTGGATGCGAACTGCATCTGCTACGTCTTGGCTTGCAAGTTCTGCTACAGTTTTGCGGATGAATGCACTCATTTCGTTTGCATCTTTCGCTGTAGATGATTTACCAGTACCGATTGCCCAGATTGGTTCATAAGCAATCACTACTTGTTTCAATTGATCATCTGATAAACCTTCAACTGCTTTTTTAACTTGTTCTGCAACAACTGATTCAGCTTTGCCGCCTTCACGTTGTTCAAGTGTTTCACCTACGCAAATGATAGGTGTCATACCATGGTTGAATACTGCGTGTGCTTTTTTATTTACATCTTCGTCAGTTTCAAAGAATAATTCACGGCGTTCTGAGTGACCGATGATCACATATTTAATACCTAAATCAGCCAATGCTACTGGAGAAGTTTCTCCTGTGAAAGCACCGCTATCTTCGAAATAAGTGTTTTCTGCGCCGATTTTCAAACCTTCAGCTTTGCCGTCTTTAACAGCTGTAGTTAAGGCATCTAATTGAATTGTAGGTGCACAAATCACTGCTTCAACTTTGCTTGTATCAGGCAACTGAGGTAAAGCATTTACGAAATCTTTAGCCTCTTGCACTGTTTTATTCATTTTCCAGTTACCTGCAATAATTGGTTTTCTCATTATAAAACGCTCCTTGAAATTATATTAATATGTTACAGCTTATTTATCGCTAATTGATGCAATACCTGGTAATTCTTTACCCTCAAGATATTCTAATGATGCACCGCCGCCAGTAGAAATATGCGTGAAGTCTTTTTCGAATCCAAGCATCATTGCTGCAGCTGCTGAGTCGCCGCCGCCGATAATAGTTGTAGCGTCTTTTAATTCTGCAATTGCTTCACATACGCCGATTGTACCTTGCGCGTAGTTTTCAAATTCGAATACACCCATAGGTCCGTTCCATACTACAGTATGCGCACCTTCTAATTCTTTTTTGAATAACTCAACAGTTTTAGGTCCGATATCTAAAGCTTCTTGATCTTCAGGAATTTCATCGATACCTACAACAGTGTATGGAGAATCGTTAGAGAATTCTTTTGTTACTTTACCGTCAACTGGTAATACAATTTTTCCTCCGGCACGTTCTAATAAGTCTTTAGCGAAGTCGACTTTGTCTGCTTCTAATAAAGATTTACCGATTTCGTAACCTTGTGCTTTAAGGAATGTGTAAGCCATTCCGCCGCCGATTAAGACTTTATCAGCAACATTCAATAAATTTTCAATTACACCGATTTTATCAGAAACTTTAGCTCCGCCTAAGATAGCAACAACTGGTTTGTCAGGGTTGTTGACAACACCGCCGATAAATTTGATTTCTTTTTCCATCAAATCTCCAGCAGCACTTTCTAAGTTAGAAGCAATACCTACGTTTGAAGCGTGAGAACGGTGAGCAGTACCAAATGCGTCATTTACGAATACATCGCCTAATGAAGCCCAGTATTTGCCTAATTCAGGATCGTTTTTAGATTCTTTTTTACCGTCTAAATCTTCGAAACGTGTATTTTCAACTAAAAGCACATCGCCTTCATTTAATGCAGCGATTGCGTCTTCTAATTCTTTACCGCGTGTTTGCGGAACAAATTTAACATCTTTGCCTAATTTTTCGCTTAAACGAACTGCTACAGGTTTAAGTGTTAATTTTTCTTTATCGCTTTCTTCTTTAACTTTGCCTAAGTGAGAGAATAAAACTAATTTTCCGCCTTGTTCAAGAATATACTCAATAGTTGGTAATGCTTGAACGATACGGTTATCGTTTGTAATTTCTCCATCTTTTAAAGGTACGTTAAAATCTGCACGTTCTAAAACGACTTTACCTTTTAAATCTAAATCAGATACATGTTTTTTTGCCATCAAAACTTCCTCCTTTGGATAAAAGCACGAATATATAAAATGTCTGTAATTTGAGGTTAGCATATGGGCACAAATATTGCAGATATATTAACAGAATCCAATGAAAAATTTCATCTTTCTGAAAATATTAACTCTAATAACCATGTACTTAATGAAAATAAGCGGAGAAGCGTATGTGCCTCCCCGCTTACTCATAAGCTGGTCATTGAATTTCAACAACACATTACCGCTTGTTAAATTCAGACCTTATTTCATATCAGTGTTGATCAATTATTTTACGTCTTTGATAAGGTATTCTAAAGTACGTACTAATTGTGCAGTGTAAGACATTTCGTTATCGTACCAAGCTGCAACTTTAACTAATTGACGACCAGATACAGTCATTACACGAGTTTGAGTTGCGTCGAATAATGAACCGAATGTCATACCAACTACGTCAGAAGATACGATTTCGTCTTCAGTGTAACCGAATGATTCGTTTGAAGCTGCTTTCATAGCTGCGTTGATGTCTTCTACTGTAGCGTCTTTGTCTAATACAACAGTTAATTCAGTTAATGAACCAGTTGCTACAGGAACACGTTGAGCGCCACCGTCTAATTTTCCGTCGATTTCAGGAATTACTTTACCGATTGCTTTAGCAGCACCAGTTGAGTTTGGAACGATGTTTTGAGCTGCTGCACGTGCACGACGTTTGTCGCCTTTTCTGTGTGGACCGTCTTGAGTATTTTGGTCACCAGTGTAAGCGTGGATAGTAGTCATGAAACCTTCTACTAAACCGAAGCTGTCATTTAAAACTTTTGCTACTGGAGCAAGTGAGTTTGTAGTACATGAAGCACCTGAAACGATTGTGTCA is a window from the Staphylococcus sp. IVB6181 genome containing:
- a CDS encoding ISL3 family transposase, with protein sequence MCNDTLEILRIKDKNIKFVSQDIDVIVKGKKSTVVNAVLTYKPSACPCCGIKNEGQIHKHGKRVSRITLLKTQGYNTYLNLAKQRFKCLECNTTFTAETDVVDKTRFISNYVNQKIIEEATKVKTEIDTAEDNCVSPSTVRRIRNKAVNTLLIKPFDNLPEHLAMDEFRSVKSVTGLMSFIFINNDTHEFLDVLENRTSGYLKAYFERFDRKNRLKVKTITIDMFEPYLFLFKKLFPNASIIFDRFHIVQHMNRELNFYRREVMNRYKDKEGREYPVLKNKWRLLLTDKRKLFMMDGIWDGSFRCYKKGYDLVNFMLQTDEKLKNSYELVHDLRESLKLCNWKDFINRLNDVDKNSISKNIWKVVTFFRKHQEILRNTIYNPLLNNGAIEGINNKIKLIKRISYGYRSFNNLRNRIMLVFSLFKNKKKKTTRPVHRMVV
- the eno gene encoding surface-displayed alpha-enolase; translation: MPIITDVYAREVLDSRGNPTVEVEVLTESGAFGRALVPSGASTGEYEAVELRDGDKNRYGGKGVTKAVENVNEIIAPEIIEGEFSTLDQVSIDKMMIQLDGTENKGKLGANAILGVSIAVARAAADFLGQPLYKYLGGFNGKQLPVPMMNIVNGGSHSDAPIAFQEFMILPVGADSFKEALRWGAEIFHNLAKLLKGRGLETAVGDEGGFAPKFHGTEDAVDTILEAIKTSGLEPGKDVFLGFDCAASEFYTDGVYDYTKFEGEGGAKRSSAEQVDYLEELVNKYPIITIEDGMDEDDWDGWKQLTDRLGKKVQLVGDDLFVTNTKKLSEGIEKGIGNSILIKVNQIGTLTETFDAIQMAQKANYTAVISHRSGETEDTTIADIAVATNAGQIKTGSLSRTDRIAKYNQLLRIEDELYETAEFDGIHSFYNLDK
- the gpmI gene encoding 2,3-bisphosphoglycerate-independent phosphoglycerate mutase, giving the protein MAKQPTALIILDGFANREDVHGNAVKQAYKPNFDRYYEKYPTTQIEASGLEVGLPAGQMGNSEVGHMNIGAGRIVYQSLTRINKSIEDGDFFENEVLNEAIEHVKANNSALHVFGLLSDGGVHSHYTHLFAILELAKKQGLDKVYVHGFLDGRDVDQKSAFKYVKETEEKFKEIGIGQFASISGRYYAMDRDKRWEREQKAYNAIRDIHTPEYATAEEGIEASYEVGLTDEFIIPFSIKEQNESVQDGDSVVFFNFRPDRAGQLSEIFTNKDFKGFEVNQPKDLFFATFTKYNDQVDGKVVFEKVDLKQTIGEVAEANNLKQLRIAETEKYPHVTYFMSGGRNEEFEGERRILIDSPKVATYDLKPEMSAYEVKDALLGELDKGDLDLIILNFANPDMVGHSGMLEPTVKAIEAVDECLGEVVDKILDMGGNAIITADHGNSDQVLTDDDQPMTTHTTNPVPVIVTKDGVELRETGKLGDLAPTLLDLLGVKQPEEMTGESLIKH
- the tpiA gene encoding triose-phosphate isomerase translates to MRKPIIAGNWKMNKTVQEAKDFVNALPQLPDTSKVEAVICAPTIQLDALTTAVKDGKAEGLKIGAENTYFEDSGAFTGETSPVALADLGIKYVIIGHSERRELFFETDEDVNKKAHAVFNHGMTPIICVGETLEQREGGKAESVVAEQVKKAVEGLSDDQLKQVVIAYEPIWAIGTGKSSTAKDANEMSAFIRKTVAELASQDVADAVRIQYGGSVKPNNIAEYMAESDIDGALVGGASLKVEDYVKLLEGAK
- a CDS encoding phosphoglycerate kinase, translating into MAKKHVSDLDLKGKVVLERADFNVPLKDGEITNDNRIVQALPTIEYILEQGGKLVLFSHLGKVKEESDKEKLTLKPVAVRLSEKLGKDVKFVPQTRGKELEDAIAALNEGDVLLVENTRFEDLDGKKESKNDPELGKYWASLGDVFVNDAFGTAHRSHASNVGIASNLESAAGDLMEKEIKFIGGVVNNPDKPVVAILGGAKVSDKIGVIENLLNVADKVLIGGGMAYTFLKAQGYEIGKSLLEADKVDFAKDLLERAGGKIVLPVDGKVTKEFSNDSPYTVVGIDEIPEDQEALDIGPKTVELFKKELEGAHTVVWNGPMGVFEFENYAQGTIGVCEAIAELKDATTIIGGGDSAAAAMMLGFEKDFTHISTGGGASLEYLEGKELPGIASISDK
- the gap gene encoding type I glyceraldehyde-3-phosphate dehydrogenase, encoding MAVKVAINGFGRIGRLAFRRIQDVEGIDVVAVNDLTDDEMLAHLLKYDTMQGRFTEEVEVVDGGFRVNGKEVKSFEQPDASKLPWKDLGIDVVLECTGFYTSKEKAQAHIDAGAKKVLISAPATGDLKTIVYNVNNQTLDSNDTIVSGASCTTNSLAPVAKVLNDSFGLVEGFMTTIHAYTGDQNTQDGPHRKGDKRRARAAAQNIVPNSTGAAKAIGKVIPEIDGKLDGGAQRVPVATGSLTELTVVLDKDATVEDINAAMKAASNESFGYTEDEIVSSDVVGMTFGSLFDATQTRVMTVSGRQLVKVAAWYDNEMSYTAQLVRTLEYLIKDVK